Proteins from a genomic interval of Polaribacter sejongensis:
- the alaS gene encoding alanine--tRNA ligase has protein sequence MKSQDIRATFLNFFKEKAHLIVPSAPMVTKDDPTLMFVNSGMAPFKEYFLGNGVPKNSRISDSQKCLRVSGKHNDLEEVGYDTYHHTLFEMLGNWSFGDYFKKEAIAWAWELLTEVYKIDKDILYVTVFEGSDDADNLKMDTEAFDIWKQFIAEDRILKGNKKDNFWEMGEQGPCGPCSEIHVDIRSAEEKAKVDGRTLINEDHPQVVEIWNLVFMQFNRKANGTLVDLPNKHIDTGMGFERLCMVMQDVKSNYDTDVFTPIIREIEMITDVKYGKNLEQDIAIRVISDHVRAVAFSIADGQLPSNTGAGYVIRRILRRAVRYGFTFLDKKEPFIYRLVDVLSNKMGEAFPELKAQKQLIENVIKEEETSFLRTLDQGLLLLDRIIESTSGKEVSGDKAFELYDTYGFPIDLTSLILSEKGLTLDEKGFEEELQKQKSRSRAASEMSTEDWTILVDDPIEEFIGYDALEANVKVTRYRKVTSKKDGEMFQLVFNLTPFYPEGGGQVGDKGYLETTQGDVVYILDTKKENNVIIHFTKNLPKNITENFKAVVDQKQRSKTECNHTATHLLHQALREVLGTHVEQKGSAVHSKYLRFDFSHFSKLTVDELREVENFVNRRIAGKLPLEESRNITMEQAIADGAMALFGEKYGDTVRAIKFGKSIELCGGTHVKNTSDIWHFKIKSEGAVASGIRRIEAITNDAVKDFYSDNNKALFEIKDLLNNTKEPVKAVQKLQDENASLQKQIEQLLKDKAQNLSGELKNQLQEINGVQFLATKVDLDQNGIKNLAFSLGKEHQNLFLLFASSAAKDKAMLTCYISKELANERGYDAGKVVRELGKLIHGGGGGQNFFATAGGKNPGGIPKALDRAIDYLG, from the coding sequence ATGAAATCTCAAGATATTCGCGCTACTTTTTTAAACTTTTTCAAAGAAAAAGCTCACTTAATTGTTCCTTCTGCACCAATGGTAACTAAGGACGACCCAACATTAATGTTTGTAAATTCTGGAATGGCGCCTTTTAAAGAATATTTCTTAGGTAACGGAGTTCCAAAAAACAGCAGGATATCCGATTCTCAAAAATGTTTACGTGTTTCAGGTAAACATAACGATTTAGAAGAAGTAGGATACGATACCTATCATCACACATTATTCGAAATGTTAGGAAACTGGTCTTTTGGCGATTACTTTAAAAAAGAAGCAATTGCTTGGGCTTGGGAGTTATTAACAGAAGTTTATAAAATTGATAAAGACATTTTATACGTTACTGTTTTTGAAGGTTCTGATGATGCAGATAACCTAAAAATGGATACAGAAGCTTTTGATATTTGGAAACAATTTATTGCTGAAGATAGAATCTTAAAAGGAAACAAAAAAGATAATTTCTGGGAAATGGGTGAGCAAGGACCTTGCGGACCGTGTTCTGAAATTCATGTTGATATCCGCTCTGCGGAAGAAAAAGCAAAAGTAGATGGACGAACTTTAATTAATGAAGATCATCCACAAGTGGTAGAAATATGGAACTTAGTTTTTATGCAGTTCAACAGAAAAGCAAACGGAACTTTAGTTGATTTACCAAACAAACATATTGATACTGGTATGGGATTTGAACGTTTGTGCATGGTAATGCAAGACGTAAAATCTAATTACGATACGGATGTTTTTACACCAATTATTAGAGAAATTGAAATGATTACCGATGTAAAATATGGTAAAAATCTAGAGCAAGATATTGCTATTAGAGTTATTTCAGACCACGTAAGAGCCGTTGCTTTCTCTATTGCAGATGGGCAATTACCAAGTAACACAGGTGCTGGCTACGTTATTAGAAGAATTTTAAGACGTGCTGTTCGTTACGGTTTTACATTCTTAGACAAAAAAGAGCCTTTTATCTACAGATTAGTAGATGTTTTAAGCAATAAAATGGGAGAAGCTTTCCCAGAATTAAAAGCACAAAAACAATTAATAGAAAATGTGATTAAGGAAGAAGAAACTTCTTTTTTAAGAACATTAGATCAAGGTTTACTATTATTAGACAGAATTATAGAAAGTACTTCTGGTAAAGAAGTTTCTGGTGATAAAGCTTTTGAATTATACGACACTTACGGTTTTCCTATCGATTTAACTTCTTTAATTCTTTCTGAAAAAGGATTGACTTTAGATGAAAAAGGATTTGAAGAAGAACTACAAAAACAAAAAAGTAGATCTAGAGCTGCAAGCGAAATGTCTACAGAAGATTGGACTATTTTAGTTGATGATCCGATAGAAGAATTTATTGGTTATGATGCTTTAGAAGCAAACGTAAAAGTTACACGATACAGAAAAGTAACCTCTAAAAAAGATGGTGAAATGTTTCAATTAGTTTTCAACTTAACTCCTTTTTATCCAGAAGGTGGTGGACAAGTTGGTGATAAAGGTTATTTGGAAACCACACAAGGAGATGTTGTTTATATTTTAGACACTAAAAAAGAGAATAATGTTATTATTCACTTCACTAAGAATCTTCCAAAAAATATTACAGAAAATTTTAAAGCAGTTGTAGATCAAAAACAACGTTCTAAAACAGAATGTAACCATACAGCTACGCATTTATTGCACCAAGCGTTAAGAGAAGTTCTAGGAACACATGTAGAGCAAAAAGGTTCTGCGGTACATTCTAAATATTTACGTTTCGATTTTTCTCACTTTTCTAAATTAACGGTTGATGAATTACGTGAGGTAGAAAACTTTGTAAATAGAAGAATTGCAGGTAAACTTCCATTAGAGGAAAGCAGAAATATTACTATGGAGCAAGCAATTGCAGATGGCGCAATGGCTTTATTTGGTGAAAAATACGGTGATACTGTAAGAGCTATAAAATTCGGAAAATCTATAGAACTTTGTGGTGGAACACACGTAAAAAACACCAGTGATATTTGGCATTTCAAAATTAAATCTGAAGGTGCTGTTGCTTCTGGAATTAGAAGAATAGAAGCGATTACAAATGACGCTGTAAAAGATTTTTATTCTGATAACAATAAGGCTTTATTCGAAATTAAAGACTTGTTAAACAACACAAAAGAACCTGTAAAAGCGGTACAGAAGTTACAAGATGAAAATGCTTCTTTACAGAAACAAATAGAGCAATTATTAAAAGATAAAGCTCAGAATTTATCTGGTGAATTAAAAAACCAATTACAAGAAATTAATGGCGTTCAGTTTTTAGCTACCAAAGTAGATTTAGACCAAAACGGAATTAAAAACTTAGCTTTTTCTTTAGGTAAAGAACATCAGAATTTATTTTTATTATTTGCTTCATCAGCTGCAAAAGATAAAGCGATGCTAACTTGTTATATTTCTAAAGAATTGGCAAATGAACGTGGTTATGATGCAGGTAAGGTAGTAAGAGAATTAGGAAAACTAATTCACGGTGGTGGTGGTGGACAAAATTTCTTTGCAACTGCAGGTGGTAAAAATCCTGGAGGAATTCCGAAAGCACTGGATAGAGCTATAGATTATTTAGGATAG
- a CDS encoding M23 family metallopeptidase, translated as MAKVKYYYDADTLSYRKIAVKKGEYYKKTVIGVLALVLSAFIGFIVFSQFIMSPRERAQKRELENLKLHYELLSKKMQESSSILAQLQERDNNIYRTYFEANPISDEQRKAGFGGVNRYKYLDGFDNSTMIAKVTKDIDILSKQLVVQSKSLDEIVNLAKEKEKMLASIPAILPVKLADLTRMASGYKWRYHPILKIRKFHKGMDFTAPVGTPIFASGNGDVIRAQRSATFGNVVYIDHGYGYKTIYAHMSKIKAKKGDKVKRGDLIGYVGNTGRSVSAHLHYEVHKNDVAVNPINFYYGDLTPEEFAAMQKAAEEEGQSYD; from the coding sequence ATGGCAAAAGTAAAATATTATTACGATGCGGACACACTTTCTTACAGGAAAATTGCTGTAAAAAAGGGTGAATATTATAAGAAAACTGTTATTGGAGTTTTAGCTTTAGTATTATCTGCATTTATTGGTTTTATTGTGTTTAGCCAGTTTATAATGTCTCCTAGAGAGCGAGCTCAAAAAAGAGAACTAGAAAATTTAAAGTTACATTACGAGTTACTTTCTAAAAAAATGCAAGAAAGTTCGTCTATTTTAGCGCAATTACAAGAAAGAGATAACAATATTTATAGAACGTATTTTGAAGCAAATCCTATATCAGACGAGCAAAGAAAAGCTGGTTTTGGAGGTGTAAATAGATACAAGTATTTAGATGGTTTCGATAATTCTACCATGATTGCAAAAGTAACTAAAGACATAGATATACTTTCTAAACAATTGGTTGTGCAGTCTAAATCTTTAGATGAAATTGTAAATTTAGCAAAAGAAAAGGAGAAAATGTTAGCTTCAATTCCTGCTATTTTACCCGTAAAACTAGCAGATTTAACAAGAATGGCTTCTGGTTATAAATGGAGATATCATCCAATATTAAAAATTAGAAAATTCCATAAAGGAATGGACTTTACAGCTCCTGTAGGAACGCCAATTTTTGCTTCTGGTAATGGAGATGTAATTAGAGCACAAAGAAGTGCCACTTTTGGAAACGTGGTATATATAGATCATGGATATGGATATAAAACTATTTATGCCCATATGAGTAAAATAAAAGCCAAGAAAGGTGACAAGGTAAAACGTGGAGACTTAATTGGGTATGTAGGTAATACTGGTAGGTCAGTATCGGCACATTTACATTATGAAGTTCATAAAAATGATGTAGCTGTAAATCCTATTAATTTTTATTATGGAGATTTAACTCCAGAAGAGTTTGCTGCAATGCAAAAAGCTGCAGAAGAAGAAGGGCAGTCTTATGATTAA
- a CDS encoding MerR family transcriptional regulator, translated as MHVDLPEKRYYKIGEVAKAFDVNTSLVRFWEKEFDIIKPKKNAKGNRLFTQEDIKNFKLIFNLVKERGFTLDGAKQKLKKNPEGIVHNLEIITRLEGVKAELIKIKNQL; from the coding sequence ATGCACGTAGATTTACCCGAGAAAAGATATTATAAAATAGGTGAAGTTGCCAAAGCATTTGACGTAAATACTTCATTAGTTCGTTTTTGGGAAAAAGAATTTGATATTATTAAACCCAAAAAAAATGCGAAAGGAAATCGTTTGTTTACACAAGAAGATATTAAAAACTTTAAGTTAATATTTAACCTTGTAAAAGAACGAGGATTTACCTTAGATGGTGCTAAACAGAAACTTAAGAAAAATCCAGAAGGAATAGTTCACAACCTTGAAATTATTACCAGATTAGAAGGAGTGAAAGCAGAATTGATTAAAATTAAAAATCAATTGTAA
- a CDS encoding LemA family protein, whose amino-acid sequence MKKWLIPVIVILVVVFGVYNWGKNFNNEAVVLQEDAKTTWSNVESSYQRRNDLIGNLIKTVQGAADFERTTLTEVIEARAKATSVNINAGDLTADNMAQFQQAQSGLTGALSKLLVSVERYPELKANQNFLELQSQLEGTENRINVARDRFNEGVNNYNKHIKVFPNSVLAGMFNFDEMDRYKADAGSENAPDVEFNFNNKN is encoded by the coding sequence ATGAAAAAATGGTTAATACCAGTAATAGTAATCCTTGTTGTTGTTTTCGGAGTATACAATTGGGGTAAAAACTTTAATAATGAAGCTGTTGTTTTACAAGAAGATGCAAAAACAACTTGGTCTAATGTAGAGAGCTCTTACCAACGTAGAAATGATTTAATTGGTAATCTGATTAAAACAGTACAAGGAGCAGCAGATTTTGAAAGAACTACTTTAACAGAAGTAATTGAAGCGAGAGCGAAAGCAACCTCTGTAAATATAAATGCAGGAGATTTAACAGCAGATAACATGGCGCAATTTCAACAAGCGCAATCTGGCCTAACAGGTGCATTATCTAAGTTATTAGTTTCTGTAGAACGTTATCCAGAATTAAAAGCGAATCAAAACTTTTTAGAATTACAAAGTCAGTTAGAAGGTACAGAGAACAGAATTAATGTTGCTAGAGATCGTTTTAATGAAGGTGTAAATAATTATAACAAACACATAAAAGTGTTTCCAAATTCGGTGTTAGCAGGAATGTTTAATTTTGATGAAATGGATCGTTATAAAGCAGATGCGGGATCTGAAAATGCACCAGATGTAGAGTTTAATTTCAACAATAAAAACTAA
- a CDS encoding TPM domain-containing protein has protein sequence MSKVEAFLSPEEEQEIISAIRVAEKKTSGEIRVHIEASTEKNHDERALEVFHLLKMNNTKDDNAVLIYVAVKDKKFVIYGDKGINNVVPKDFWDTTKDVMQNHFKQGNFKQGIVDGILKAGKELRTHFPWQIDDVDELSNEISKG, from the coding sequence ATGTCTAAAGTAGAAGCTTTTCTGTCTCCAGAAGAAGAACAAGAAATTATTTCTGCTATTAGAGTTGCAGAGAAAAAAACTTCTGGCGAAATACGAGTTCACATAGAGGCTTCTACAGAGAAGAATCATGATGAACGAGCGTTAGAAGTTTTTCATTTGCTAAAAATGAACAACACTAAAGATGATAATGCAGTGTTGATCTATGTTGCTGTAAAAGACAAGAAATTTGTTATTTATGGTGATAAAGGAATTAACAATGTAGTGCCAAAAGATTTTTGGGATACCACCAAAGATGTAATGCAAAATCATTTTAAGCAAGGTAACTTTAAACAAGGAATTGTTGACGGAATCTTAAAGGCAGGAAAAGAGTTAAGAACACATTTTCCTTGGCAAATTGATGATGTAGATGAACTTTCTAATGAGATTTCTAAAGGATGA
- a CDS encoding TPM domain-containing protein, translated as MIYSKQYSVNSIQLAVFFRKITFFIAFLFTLSVFSQGYQIPEIPEFQTSVYDYTSLLTESQKTSLEGKLVRYSDTTSTQIVVAIIPSTEGENINYLAANWGEKWGIGDAKKDNGVLMLLALNDRKIAIQAGKGTEHLLTDFQAKRIIERVIIPEFKRGDYYSGLDKGSDYIFRTLNGEFKGSRQKDAEGFDPGIIIFIIIVIIIFILISRGNKNNGSGGRGFRSGSIAGAILETIILSNAGRGSGSFGGGFGSSSGGGSFGGGGFGGGFGGGSFGGGGASGGW; from the coding sequence ATGATATACAGTAAACAGTATTCAGTAAATAGTATTCAATTAGCAGTGTTTTTTAGAAAAATTACTTTTTTTATTGCGTTTTTATTCACGTTAAGTGTTTTTTCTCAGGGCTATCAAATACCAGAAATTCCAGAGTTTCAAACCAGTGTTTATGATTATACTAGTTTATTAACGGAGAGTCAAAAAACAAGTTTAGAAGGTAAGCTGGTTCGTTATTCAGATACTACTTCTACGCAAATTGTAGTAGCTATTATTCCATCCACCGAAGGTGAAAATATTAATTATTTAGCCGCTAATTGGGGAGAGAAATGGGGAATAGGTGATGCAAAAAAAGACAATGGTGTTTTAATGTTGTTGGCATTAAACGACAGAAAAATTGCCATTCAAGCTGGTAAAGGTACAGAACATCTTTTAACCGATTTTCAGGCAAAAAGAATTATTGAAAGAGTCATTATTCCTGAGTTTAAAAGAGGAGATTATTATAGTGGTTTAGACAAAGGGTCTGATTATATTTTTAGAACCTTAAACGGAGAGTTTAAAGGAAGTAGACAAAAAGACGCAGAAGGTTTTGATCCTGGAATTATTATTTTTATCATTATAGTAATCATCATTTTTATTTTAATTTCTAGAGGAAATAAAAATAATGGTAGTGGTGGTAGAGGTTTTAGAAGCGGGTCTATTGCAGGAGCTATTTTAGAAACTATTATTTTAAGTAACGCCGGTAGAGGTAGCGGAAGTTTTGGCGGTGGTTTTGGAAGTTCATCTGGAGGCGGAAGCTTCGGTGGAGGCGGCTTTGGAGGCGGTTTCGGCGGAGGTAGTTTTGGTGGAGGTGGCGCTTCTGGTGGCTGGTAA
- a CDS encoding hybrid sensor histidine kinase/response regulator transcription factor, translating to MSTLYTKKSSSYLALIIGFLIFLTPYYIYVVYPTEYVDRLIILESACIFLVVHLLVNYFKSNNLVYEKLLALERDKVLSDKFILEKQEAELRELSEFKSHFFVNLSHEIRTPLTLIQGYTNQLTFKESDKENKEKTTVIKEQCQQMQDIINSIMDLSKMESDQFELIRIPVDVNSFLEKYFTNFQSLFAKKNIDFTFNNNTLKTNILIDKNLFSKAISNLLSNALKFTSINGSVAINTTFNNDDGITINVIDSGIGIHKEERENVFKRFYQVKNDITKSQGSGIGLAFTKSIVNAHHFSIDVKSSIGKGSCFSISIPKNYVSSAIHQPKIEPQNTFSTNEQTKPTFINKKQNILVVDDHEQMRIYLKKVLKNYNVTEAEDGKDALSILQNNSFDLILTDYMMPVMDGETLVKELKKQQNKTPIIVLTARTDQQGKLSMLRLGIDGYLHKPFMEEELLINIKNGIALYKNVKDFDKETSPEELKNLNEYADKFNTKITTYINQNINSPLLSVDAIAEYMAVSRSTLNRKVKSILGQTVNQLIQEARLEKARNLRAENPLASKKQIAEAVGITNTTYLFDKLKERYGI from the coding sequence GTGAGCACTCTTTACACTAAAAAAAGTTCATCATACCTTGCGTTAATAATTGGCTTTCTAATCTTTTTAACACCTTATTACATATATGTTGTTTACCCAACAGAATATGTAGATCGTTTAATTATCTTAGAGTCTGCTTGTATTTTTCTTGTAGTACACCTTTTGGTAAACTATTTTAAATCGAATAATTTAGTATATGAAAAGCTTTTAGCATTAGAAAGAGATAAAGTACTATCAGATAAATTTATCTTAGAAAAACAAGAAGCAGAATTGCGAGAATTGAGTGAGTTTAAATCGCATTTCTTTGTAAACCTATCTCATGAAATACGCACACCTTTAACGCTTATTCAAGGCTATACAAATCAATTAACCTTTAAAGAATCAGACAAAGAAAATAAAGAAAAAACAACCGTTATTAAAGAACAGTGCCAACAAATGCAAGATATTATTAATAGTATTATGGATTTGAGTAAAATGGAAAGTGATCAATTCGAACTTATTAGAATTCCTGTTGATGTAAATTCTTTTCTAGAAAAATATTTTACTAATTTTCAAAGTCTTTTTGCTAAAAAAAACATTGATTTCACCTTTAATAACAACACGCTAAAAACAAATATTCTAATAGATAAAAACCTATTTTCTAAAGCAATTAGCAATTTACTTAGCAATGCTTTAAAGTTTACATCTATTAACGGTAGCGTTGCTATAAACACTACTTTTAATAATGATGATGGCATTACAATTAATGTTATAGATTCTGGTATTGGCATCCATAAAGAAGAAAGAGAAAATGTATTTAAACGCTTTTATCAAGTAAAAAATGATATTACAAAAAGCCAAGGTAGTGGCATAGGATTGGCTTTTACTAAAAGTATTGTAAATGCACATCATTTTTCTATCGATGTAAAAAGTAGTATTGGTAAAGGATCTTGTTTTTCTATTTCAATTCCTAAAAACTATGTAAGCTCTGCCATTCATCAACCTAAAATAGAACCACAAAATACTTTTAGCACTAATGAACAAACAAAACCAACATTTATAAACAAAAAACAAAACATACTTGTAGTAGATGATCATGAACAAATGAGAATTTACTTAAAAAAAGTTTTAAAAAATTATAACGTTACAGAAGCAGAAGACGGTAAAGATGCGCTCTCTATTCTTCAAAATAATAGTTTCGATCTAATTCTAACAGATTATATGATGCCTGTAATGGATGGAGAAACTTTGGTTAAAGAATTAAAAAAGCAACAGAACAAAACACCTATTATAGTACTTACAGCAAGAACAGACCAACAAGGTAAATTATCTATGTTACGTCTTGGTATAGATGGTTATTTGCACAAACCTTTTATGGAAGAAGAGCTTTTAATTAATATTAAAAACGGTATAGCACTCTATAAAAATGTTAAAGATTTTGATAAGGAAACATCTCCAGAAGAATTAAAAAACCTCAACGAGTATGCAGATAAATTTAATACAAAAATTACGACTTATATTAACCAAAACATAAACTCACCACTACTTTCTGTTGATGCTATTGCAGAATACATGGCAGTTTCTAGAAGCACCTTAAACCGTAAAGTTAAAAGTATTTTAGGCCAAACTGTAAACCAATTAATACAAGAAGCGCGTTTAGAAAAAGCACGAAATTTAAGAGCCGAAAATCCATTAGCTTCTAAAAAACAAATTGCAGAAGCAGTTGGTATTACAAACACTACGTATTTATTTGATAAATTAAAAGAACGTTACGGAATTTAG
- a CDS encoding T9SS type A sorting domain-containing protein, giving the protein MKTQILLIFTLITTLSYAQTRIASGINGPVGIQVIDDYVYTLNNSSLIRYNKSEVSTSYELVSNISSSTNGYNLWREGNYLFMPFTGIKGVNVSGVIPTIPIQQINVTSTISTVFHYNNELYYTGSNPSNSSQHELRKVTGINSSVFVASLPVAHQNITDVTLDGSTLYFVFNNLSTGKIYKIDLSATTPAAQIVKSGLPAPWGIHFVDDYLYFTSNLTNGQIRKIHKSGAGSVYYIGQPIQSPRGIDIDGQDIYVASVGSSLQGIYKYTDANLTPNCVAPSNVFKTIDDETTTTISWNGVYGALSYDVTYVNAGDDVSTGTTITGITTTSTVLSGLTNGNEYDVYVKTNCTSATTSDYSNYINFTQLISSQRPIIYVDYTASGSNDGSSWADAFTDLQDALTTVSEGSKIWIAKGTYKASASNRDATFDILKENVSIYGGFAGTENSIEDRVLGTNATILSGDLNNNDVNVSDFPSNYGNSTRNGDNSYHLINITATGESLLLDGLTISDAHTNVSATETGGAIIKDKSIYNLTLKNCIIKDNVSRNTNAGLLAEFELNNPTGQRASLVIENCQFINNMSREGSGIYMHAKIDTNVDVTITNTLFDSNVAADLSDSNKGYGASVAWIRSIGANADVNVNIVNNTYVNNIENTTTFIAGKGSTLAISKSGPSDGAINATISNSIFWGNKDLTTTGNVVNSVNALNESLPNSLAIYNSIDERNFIGNAITHKASINYSNPLFVNAANSNFTLQTGSPAINTGDNTKIPTSITKDLLGNQRIFDTTVDMGVYEFGSSVLGVNDNFNVFKSDVTVYPNPTVSNLNIKMDSNLKRAIVYSVLGNKVLETTSKKITTSNLKSGLYLIKIEDENGTVSTKKFIKK; this is encoded by the coding sequence ATGAAAACACAAATACTTTTAATATTTACTTTAATAACTACCTTAAGTTATGCACAAACAAGAATAGCATCGGGTATTAACGGGCCAGTAGGAATACAGGTAATAGATGATTATGTTTATACTCTGAATAATTCATCTTTAATAAGATATAATAAGAGTGAGGTTTCTACGAGTTATGAACTAGTTTCAAATATTAGTTCATCTACTAACGGCTATAATCTTTGGAGGGAAGGAAATTATCTTTTTATGCCTTTTACAGGTATTAAAGGGGTTAATGTATCAGGAGTTATACCTACAATACCTATTCAGCAGATTAATGTAACAAGTACCATATCTACAGTATTTCATTATAATAACGAGTTGTATTATACAGGTAGTAATCCTTCTAACTCTTCGCAACATGAATTACGTAAAGTTACAGGGATAAACTCTAGTGTATTTGTAGCATCACTACCTGTTGCTCATCAAAATATTACAGATGTTACTTTAGATGGTTCTACCTTATATTTTGTATTTAACAATTTGAGTACTGGAAAGATCTATAAAATTGATTTATCAGCAACTACACCAGCTGCACAAATAGTAAAGAGTGGGTTGCCTGCGCCTTGGGGAATTCATTTTGTAGATGATTACTTATATTTTACTTCAAACTTAACTAATGGTCAGATACGTAAAATACATAAGTCTGGTGCTGGTAGCGTATATTATATTGGTCAACCTATACAAAGTCCAAGAGGAATAGATATAGACGGGCAAGACATTTACGTTGCATCTGTTGGTAGTTCATTACAAGGTATTTATAAATATACAGATGCTAATTTAACCCCAAATTGTGTAGCTCCAAGTAATGTTTTTAAAACAATAGATGATGAAACGACAACAACTATAAGTTGGAATGGTGTGTATGGAGCACTTTCTTACGATGTTACTTATGTAAATGCTGGCGATGATGTAAGTACAGGAACAACAATAACTGGTATTACTACAACAAGTACGGTGTTAAGTGGTTTAACAAACGGTAATGAATATGATGTTTATGTAAAAACAAATTGTACAAGTGCAACAACATCTGATTATTCTAATTATATAAATTTTACACAGCTAATCTCATCGCAGAGACCAATAATATATGTAGATTATACGGCATCAGGATCTAATGATGGATCTTCTTGGGCAGATGCTTTTACAGATTTACAAGATGCTTTAACTACTGTAAGTGAGGGTTCTAAAATTTGGATAGCTAAAGGTACTTATAAAGCATCAGCAAGTAATCGTGATGCAACTTTTGATATTTTAAAAGAAAATGTAAGTATTTATGGAGGTTTTGCAGGTACAGAAAATTCTATAGAAGATAGAGTTTTAGGAACAAACGCAACTATTTTATCAGGAGATTTAAATAATAATGATGTAAATGTTTCCGATTTTCCTTCTAATTATGGTAATTCTACACGTAATGGAGATAATAGTTATCACCTTATAAATATTACAGCAACTGGAGAAAGTTTATTGTTAGATGGTTTAACTATAAGTGATGCACATACAAATGTAAGTGCAACAGAAACTGGTGGTGCTATTATAAAAGATAAGTCAATATATAATCTTACACTTAAAAACTGTATTATTAAAGATAATGTAAGTAGAAATACAAATGCAGGACTTTTAGCTGAATTTGAACTAAATAATCCAACGGGTCAAAGAGCATCTTTAGTAATTGAAAATTGTCAGTTTATAAATAATATGTCTAGAGAAGGATCTGGGATTTATATGCATGCAAAAATTGATACAAATGTAGATGTAACCATTACAAATACTTTATTTGACTCTAATGTTGCAGCAGACTTAAGTGATAGTAATAAAGGTTATGGAGCTAGTGTTGCTTGGATAAGAAGTATTGGTGCTAATGCAGATGTAAATGTAAATATTGTAAATAATACTTATGTAAATAATATTGAAAATACTACAACATTTATCGCAGGTAAAGGCTCTACTTTAGCAATTTCTAAAAGTGGTCCGAGTGATGGTGCTATTAATGCAACAATTTCTAATTCTATTTTTTGGGGTAATAAAGATCTAACAACTACAGGCAACGTGGTAAACTCAGTAAATGCCCTTAACGAATCTTTACCAAACTCTTTAGCCATTTATAATTCAATAGACGAACGTAATTTTATAGGTAATGCTATCACACATAAAGCAAGTATAAATTATAGCAACCCATTGTTTGTAAATGCAGCAAATAGTAATTTTACCTTACAAACAGGTTCTCCAGCAATAAATACAGGAGATAACACTAAAATACCAACAAGTATTACTAAAGATTTACTAGGTAACCAACGTATTTTTGACACCACAGTAGATATGGGTGTTTATGAGTTTGGATCAAGTGTTTTAGGTGTAAATGATAACTTTAATGTGTTTAAAAGTGATGTAACTGTTTACCCAAATCCAACAGTTTCAAATTTAAATATTAAAATGGATAGCAATTTAAAACGTGCAATAGTATATTCTGTTTTAGGAAATAAAGTTTTAGAAACTACTTCTAAAAAGATAACAACATCAAACTTAAAAAGTGGTCTTTATTTAATTAAAATAGAAGACGAAAACGGAACTGTTTCTACAAAAAAGTTCATAAAAAAGTAG
- a CDS encoding DUF423 domain-containing protein: MNKIALISGAFFGMSAVIFGAFGAHLLKKKLNTDQLQSFETGVKYQMYHAIVLLVLGFQLNHQITIDNYIINFFIIGIILFSFSIYGLVISSANNKKLKFLGPITPLGGLCLVLGWGLLIYKFLTL; this comes from the coding sequence ATGAATAAAATAGCATTAATTTCAGGAGCATTTTTTGGAATGTCAGCCGTAATTTTTGGTGCGTTTGGTGCGCACCTTTTAAAGAAAAAACTAAACACAGACCAACTACAAAGTTTTGAAACAGGTGTTAAATACCAAATGTATCATGCCATTGTATTACTTGTTTTGGGTTTTCAGTTAAACCACCAAATTACAATAGACAACTACATTATTAACTTTTTTATAATTGGAATTATTTTATTTTCATTTTCTATTTATGGTTTAGTAATTTCTTCTGCCAATAATAAAAAACTAAAATTTTTAGGACCAATTACACCGTTAGGAGGACTATGTTTAGTTTTAGGTTGGGGGTTGTTAATTTATAAGTTTCTAACTTTATAA